One genomic segment of Mytilus galloprovincialis chromosome 5, xbMytGall1.hap1.1, whole genome shotgun sequence includes these proteins:
- the LOC143074624 gene encoding uncharacterized protein LOC143074624 isoform X2 — MEIVPAKLLRLMDPPQTERGASTTLDAINIKMYKGSYIPRDPIVEHVTAKVFKIMDHVQIEDEKEKSYRRLEHKEEIIKVGTKILAYFRDDKKWYPAKVIGKKPFGYLVRYEDDKYMHILPPKYLKIC, encoded by the exons GGACCCGCCACAAACAGAAAGAGGAGCATCTACTACATTAGACGCCATtaacataaaaatgtataaaGGAAGTTATATTCCTAGAGATCCTATTGTCGAACATGTAACCGcaaaagtattcaagataatgGACCATGTACAAATTGAGGATGAAAAAGAAAAGTCGTACCGACGTCTTGAACATAAAGAA gAAATTATCAAAGTTGGCACCAAAATACTTGCCTACTTTAGAGATGACAAGAAATGGTATCCAGCAAAGGTTATTGGCAAAAAACCATTTG gataTTTAGTCCGATATGAAGATGACAAATACATGCATATACTGCCCCCAAAGTACTTGAAGATATGTTAG